From Bosea sp. NBC_00550, the proteins below share one genomic window:
- the rpsU gene encoding 30S ribosomal protein S21, which produces MQVLVRDNNVEQALRVLKKKMQREGVFREMKARRSYEKPSERRTREKAEAVRRARKAARKQAQREGLIPTPKRAERPARPPRPAALA; this is translated from the coding sequence ATGCAGGTTCTCGTTCGCGACAACAATGTCGAGCAGGCGCTCCGCGTCCTCAAAAAGAAGATGCAGCGCGAGGGCGTGTTTCGCGAAATGAAGGCTCGTCGTTCCTACGAGAAGCCGTCTGAACGCCGCACCCGTGAAAAAGCTGAAGCCGTCCGCCGCGCCCGCAAGGCAGCGCGCAAGCAGGCCCAGCGCGAGGGATTGATCCCCACTCCCAAGCGTGCAGAGCGTCCCGCTCGCCCGCCGCGTCCCGCCGCGTTGGCGTGA
- a CDS encoding SDR family NAD(P)-dependent oxidoreductase, which translates to MPDQKKSGAGTAIVTGGGTGIGRACAELLAERGLRIIAIGLDRDENLPPAIEFRKLDVTDETALAELAEACPDASVLVNAAGIILHENREFTPEGFRKVLDVNVTAGHIATMSLRPHLARNRGSVVNIASMWSYFGSPRNPAYATSKGAVVQLTRSHAVAFAPEGIRVNAVAPGWIETRLSAGALQNPERAPALLARIPLGRWGSPRDVAEVVGFLTSPAASYVTGAIIPVDGGFGIA; encoded by the coding sequence ATGCCTGACCAAAAGAAATCTGGAGCCGGGACGGCCATCGTCACCGGCGGCGGCACCGGCATCGGACGGGCCTGTGCCGAATTACTCGCCGAGAGAGGCTTGCGCATCATCGCGATCGGGCTGGATCGCGACGAGAATCTGCCTCCGGCGATCGAGTTCCGCAAGCTCGACGTCACCGACGAGACCGCGCTCGCCGAGCTCGCGGAAGCCTGCCCGGATGCGTCCGTTCTCGTGAACGCAGCTGGAATCATTCTGCACGAGAACCGCGAGTTCACGCCTGAGGGGTTCCGCAAGGTGTTGGACGTGAATGTCACGGCAGGGCACATCGCCACCATGTCATTGCGTCCGCATCTGGCGCGAAATCGCGGATCCGTCGTCAACATCGCGTCGATGTGGAGCTATTTCGGTTCCCCCCGCAATCCTGCTTACGCGACGTCCAAGGGCGCGGTTGTCCAGTTGACCCGCTCTCACGCCGTCGCGTTCGCACCGGAAGGCATTCGCGTGAATGCCGTAGCTCCCGGTTGGATCGAAACGCGCCTCTCGGCCGGGGCTCTGCAGAACCCAGAACGCGCGCCCGCGCTGCTCGCCCGCATTCCGCTCGGACGGTGGGGCAGCCCTCGCGACGTGGCCGAGGTCGTCGGGTTCCTGACGTCGCCCGCCGCAAGCTACGTCACCGGCGCCATCATTCCCGTCGACGGCGGCTTTGGAATTGCGTGA
- a CDS encoding NIPSNAP family protein, translating into MAAIQRPPTTGLSPSRSQQPVYAMIYEERDYRIKFGKLSEFLQLYGDHGLPIQKEHLGNLVAYFTSEIGELNHIVAIWSYESFEDRAARRKNMLADQRWHEYLKCVDGFIDVQATRILSPVSFSPLQ; encoded by the coding sequence TTGGCGGCCATTCAGCGCCCGCCAACCACCGGCCTCTCCCCGTCCCGCTCGCAACAACCGGTGTACGCAATGATCTATGAAGAGCGCGATTATCGCATCAAGTTCGGCAAGCTGTCCGAGTTCCTCCAACTCTATGGAGACCACGGGCTTCCGATACAGAAGGAGCACTTGGGCAACCTCGTCGCTTATTTCACCAGCGAGATCGGCGAACTCAATCATATCGTCGCGATCTGGAGCTATGAGAGCTTCGAAGATCGCGCCGCCCGCCGCAAAAACATGCTGGCGGACCAGCGGTGGCACGAATACCTGAAATGCGTCGATGGCTTCATCGATGTTCAGGCCACTCGCATCCTCTCGCCCGTCTCGTTCTCGCCTTTGCAGTAG
- a CDS encoding transketolase yields the protein METDALDRQLSNSLALTAEQLALLREKARFIRLETVRLIEIAKVGHYSSVFSAAEIFAALYYDVMNLRQGEPKWEDRDRFLMGKGHAAVGLYPIFAELGFITKELLDGYTRLGNPLGDHPDMRKVPGVDFSSGSIGHALSNGAGIAWGGRLQNRDFTTFVMVGDGEMQEGQVWEAAQFASHHRLSRLVAIVDRNGFQLDGSVDDVIGVEPLDERWRAFGWETHVVDGHNLNELTALLRRVKADAGRTQPCCIIAKTVKGKGVSFMETEPGWHLGYLDPADAERVRQEILATEI from the coding sequence ATGGAAACGGACGCCCTTGACCGACAGCTTAGCAATTCGCTTGCGCTGACGGCGGAACAACTCGCGCTGCTCCGCGAGAAGGCGCGGTTCATCCGGCTGGAAACCGTACGGCTCATCGAAATCGCGAAGGTCGGGCACTACTCGTCGGTCTTCTCCGCCGCGGAGATCTTCGCGGCGCTCTACTACGACGTCATGAACCTCCGCCAGGGCGAGCCGAAATGGGAGGACCGCGATCGGTTCCTGATGGGAAAAGGGCACGCCGCGGTCGGCCTCTACCCGATCTTCGCCGAGCTGGGTTTCATCACGAAGGAGTTGCTCGACGGCTATACCCGTCTTGGCAATCCGCTCGGCGATCATCCCGACATGCGCAAGGTTCCGGGCGTCGACTTCTCGTCGGGCTCCATCGGGCACGCTCTCTCCAACGGTGCCGGCATAGCGTGGGGCGGGCGCCTGCAGAACCGGGATTTCACGACCTTCGTCATGGTCGGCGACGGTGAGATGCAGGAAGGGCAGGTCTGGGAAGCCGCTCAGTTCGCCTCCCACCACAGGCTGTCGCGGCTGGTTGCGATCGTCGATCGAAACGGCTTCCAGCTGGACGGTTCGGTCGACGACGTCATCGGCGTCGAGCCGCTCGATGAGCGTTGGCGCGCGTTCGGCTGGGAGACCCACGTGGTCGACGGCCACAACCTGAATGAACTGACCGCGCTTCTGCGGCGGGTGAAGGCCGATGCGGGGAGGACGCAGCCCTGCTGCATCATTGCGAAGACGGTCAAGGGAAAGGGCGTTTCGTTCATGGAAACGGAACCCGGCTGGCACCTGGGCTACCTCGATCCGGCCGATGCCGAACGCGTACGCCAAGAAATCCTCGCCACGGAGATTTGA
- a CDS encoding ABC transporter permease subunit, whose amino-acid sequence MLRDQGAFMDPLILGFAVVNGLLIGGLYGGIALGLSLIFGVLRVINFAHGSLLMLAMYISYTIVSITGLHPYFTVIATVPILFAIGYCIQAYVISPLFKRERALVVEPLSALLLTAGRLRK is encoded by the coding sequence ATGTTGCGCGACCAGGGGGCGTTTATGGATCCGCTGATTCTTGGGTTTGCCGTGGTCAACGGCCTCCTGATCGGAGGCCTGTACGGCGGAATTGCCCTCGGCCTGAGTTTGATTTTCGGCGTTCTGCGCGTCATCAATTTCGCGCATGGATCGTTACTGATGCTGGCGATGTATATCTCCTATACGATCGTCAGTATAACAGGTCTCCATCCGTATTTTACTGTCATCGCTACAGTGCCCATCCTGTTCGCCATCGGGTATTGTATCCAGGCCTATGTCATTTCGCCCCTGTTCAAACGCGAGCGGGCGCTGGTCGTCGAGCCGCTCAGTGCGCTCCTGCTGACGGCGGGGCGTCTGCGAAAATGA
- a CDS encoding cold-shock protein has product MARGTVKWFNNDKGFGFIQPEDGGQDAFVHISAVERAGLRTLKEGQKVSYELVQDKRSGKVSADNLQAE; this is encoded by the coding sequence ATGGCCCGCGGCACGGTTAAGTGGTTCAATAACGACAAGGGCTTCGGTTTCATCCAGCCCGAAGACGGCGGCCAGGACGCTTTCGTCCATATCAGCGCTGTCGAGCGCGCTGGTCTGCGTACGCTCAAGGAAGGCCAGAAGGTCTCCTACGAGCTGGTGCAGGACAAGCGCTCCGGCAAGGTTTCTGCGGATAATCTGCAGGCCGAGTGA
- a CDS encoding FCD domain-containing protein — protein sequence MKAATAIHVPELSAANLDEIQRIRIHLEGEAAAMAAERITKLELAKLERIQADFHNAAAVDSREAAIQNRLFHFALISAARAPLILATVGNMWVMMGPLLRRFHEEMPPRELGSRDHKHFEVLDGLRERNPEKTRQAIQADIKWGRVMIDWVERKAESLSA from the coding sequence ATGAAGGCAGCGACCGCGATCCATGTCCCCGAGCTTTCTGCGGCAAATCTCGACGAGATCCAGCGCATCCGGATTCATCTGGAGGGCGAAGCGGCGGCCATGGCCGCGGAGCGCATCACCAAACTTGAGTTGGCCAAGCTCGAGCGGATTCAGGCGGACTTCCACAACGCCGCGGCCGTGGATTCACGCGAGGCCGCCATTCAGAATCGCCTGTTTCATTTCGCGCTGATCTCGGCGGCGCGAGCGCCGTTGATTCTGGCGACCGTGGGAAACATGTGGGTGATGATGGGGCCGTTGCTCCGGCGGTTTCATGAGGAGATGCCGCCGCGCGAACTCGGTAGCCGCGATCACAAGCATTTCGAAGTGCTGGACGGCCTGCGGGAACGGAACCCCGAAAAGACCAGGCAGGCGATTCAGGCGGACATCAAGTGGGGCCGCGTGATGATCGACTGGGTCGAGCGCAAGGCGGAAAGCTTGTCCGCATAG
- a CDS encoding DUF6481 family protein, producing the protein MSFNPQNFTDRRAHSASAKKALLERFQARPKADDPIMVQRRAEREALAGARAERESEKARIRAEEERLAAAERERIAEEERQEERAREVARAAERARIEADRPRKVLLEAVQYMQTRAAGKRR; encoded by the coding sequence TTGAGCTTCAACCCGCAGAATTTCACGGATCGTCGGGCTCATTCGGCCAGCGCAAAGAAAGCGCTTCTCGAACGCTTCCAGGCTCGCCCGAAGGCGGATGATCCGATCATGGTTCAACGCCGCGCCGAGCGGGAAGCTTTGGCCGGGGCGCGAGCCGAACGGGAGAGCGAGAAGGCCCGGATCCGCGCTGAAGAGGAACGTCTCGCAGCGGCCGAACGTGAGCGTATCGCCGAAGAAGAACGCCAGGAAGAACGGGCTCGCGAAGTAGCCCGCGCGGCCGAACGAGCCAGAATCGAAGCTGATCGTCCGCGCAAAGTGCTTCTCGAAGCGGTCCAGTACATGCAAACGCGT
- a CDS encoding shikimate dehydrogenase family protein translates to MKYDIWCFIAWRSARDDTINLRKTRLVPLVGYPAGHIRAPSFLNPALATRGIDAIVIPWQVAPGNLPTVIDAFRHSESMAGFIATVPHKTALPQLCDHLTDDAAALRAVNVVRRGEDGRLEGGILDGEGFVAGLKSQGHDLTDRNVLLIGAGGAASAIALALAREPIASLTIANRSRDKAQALAALVGDMTGKKASEGPADPRSYDIVVNATVLGMKDTDPLPVSDTGFRPGQLVAEAIMQPPKTRLLSEAEQAGAEIHLGEHMVRAQIGLLIDFLFNP, encoded by the coding sequence ATGAAATATGATATATGGTGTTTCATCGCTTGGAGGAGCGCTCGTGACGACACCATCAATCTCCGCAAGACCCGGCTCGTCCCTTTGGTCGGCTACCCGGCCGGCCATATCCGCGCCCCGTCCTTTCTCAATCCGGCCCTCGCCACGCGGGGCATCGATGCCATCGTCATTCCCTGGCAGGTGGCGCCGGGCAACTTGCCGACGGTGATCGATGCATTTCGGCATTCCGAAAGCATGGCCGGGTTCATCGCGACCGTGCCGCACAAGACGGCGCTTCCCCAGTTATGCGACCACCTGACGGATGATGCCGCGGCACTGCGGGCCGTGAATGTCGTGCGGCGCGGCGAGGATGGCCGGCTCGAAGGCGGAATCCTGGATGGCGAGGGCTTCGTCGCGGGCTTGAAGAGCCAGGGCCACGACCTCACCGATCGTAATGTCCTTCTCATCGGCGCCGGTGGAGCGGCGTCCGCAATCGCGCTCGCATTGGCGCGGGAGCCGATCGCGTCTCTGACGATTGCCAATCGCAGCCGCGACAAGGCTCAGGCGCTGGCTGCCCTGGTCGGCGACATGACCGGCAAGAAGGCCTCGGAAGGCCCGGCCGATCCGCGCTCATACGACATCGTCGTCAACGCTACCGTGCTCGGCATGAAGGATACCGACCCGCTTCCGGTCTCGGATACAGGCTTCCGTCCGGGCCAGCTTGTCGCCGAAGCCATCATGCAACCGCCAAAGACCCGCCTCCTCTCCGAGGCCGAACAGGCCGGTGCGGAGATCCATCTCGGCGAGCACATGGTCCGCGCTCAGATCGGCCTCCTGATCGATTTTCTGTTCAACCCGTAG
- a CDS encoding transketolase family protein gives MSQPMSPNSWQYRALNAITPGLNHFSDALIHLADAGHPVIAGSADLQYSNGLNKFASHYPDRYIQFGISEQNMVSAAAGLATTGYMPFVATFASFLGLLCCEQIRMDVAYGGQPVRLIGHHTGISLGFYGTSHHATEDIATMRSIADLTVISPADGPQFEAALKASADWPEPIYFRIGRGREPEVYSSDTPFTIGKAIEHGIGEELTIIACGLPVSSALAAAEKLNGEGRSVGVIDMATIKPLDRAAILKAASRSKILMTAEEHNVLGGLGAAVAEVLADEGAGIKLVRHGIHDEYSLIAPPTHLYAHYKLDAGGIESVARETLAKIKS, from the coding sequence ATGTCGCAGCCCATGTCGCCGAATTCCTGGCAGTATCGCGCGCTCAACGCCATTACGCCGGGCCTGAACCATTTTTCGGACGCGCTCATTCACCTCGCTGACGCCGGGCATCCGGTAATCGCGGGATCCGCCGATCTGCAGTATTCGAACGGGCTCAACAAGTTCGCCAGCCATTATCCGGATCGCTATATCCAGTTCGGCATTTCAGAGCAGAACATGGTGTCGGCCGCTGCCGGATTGGCGACGACCGGCTACATGCCGTTCGTGGCGACCTTCGCGTCCTTCCTCGGACTGCTCTGCTGCGAGCAGATTCGCATGGATGTGGCCTATGGCGGCCAGCCGGTGAGGCTGATCGGGCATCACACCGGCATTTCCCTCGGATTCTATGGCACGTCCCATCACGCGACCGAGGACATCGCGACGATGCGCTCGATCGCTGATCTGACGGTCATCTCTCCGGCCGATGGCCCACAGTTCGAGGCAGCGCTCAAGGCTTCCGCCGATTGGCCCGAGCCGATCTATTTCAGGATCGGCCGTGGCCGCGAGCCGGAGGTCTACTCCTCCGATACGCCGTTCACGATCGGCAAGGCCATCGAGCACGGGATTGGCGAGGAACTCACGATCATCGCATGCGGCCTGCCGGTTTCCTCGGCGCTTGCAGCAGCCGAGAAGCTGAACGGTGAAGGCCGTTCGGTCGGCGTGATCGATATGGCGACGATCAAGCCGCTCGACCGCGCAGCCATTCTGAAAGCCGCGTCCCGGTCGAAGATCCTGATGACGGCCGAAGAGCACAATGTGCTCGGCGGGCTGGGGGCTGCGGTGGCCGAGGTCCTGGCTGACGAGGGAGCGGGCATCAAGCTGGTGCGGCACGGCATCCATGACGAGTACAGCCTGATTGCCCCACCGACCCACCTCTACGCGCACTACAAACTCGACGCCGGCGGTATCGAGAGCGTCGCGCGGGAGACGCTCGCAAAGATCAAATCCTGA
- a CDS encoding LysR family transcriptional regulator, which yields MGRRFDHLGDVEVFVTVAEKGSMTDAAVALSTTPSVLSRAITRLETRLGAQLMRRTTRRLNLTDAGRAYLDQARNAFFLIDDAERAIQGQEGAHLKGRIRLSVPTTYGHYRLPAALEGFARAYPEVQIELSIANRNVDLVAEGYDLAIRLGPLQDSGLVGRKLEDAPLRLVASSDYLDRAGTPKTIEDLADHRCLPFVMPSTGRCAPWLFRAGERDIDWTPSGRVHVYDDVLGVVSLAEAGLGICQSYDFIVRDRIAQGRLVEILEYASGRTRPFSILFAPHRRLSAATRALIDFLTTDSAVRAWEGAS from the coding sequence ATGGGCAGGCGGTTCGACCATCTAGGGGACGTTGAGGTTTTCGTGACGGTGGCGGAGAAGGGATCGATGACCGATGCGGCGGTCGCGTTGTCGACGACGCCGTCGGTTCTCAGCCGGGCGATCACGCGCCTGGAAACGCGGCTCGGCGCCCAGCTGATGCGTCGGACGACCCGGCGCCTGAACCTGACGGATGCCGGCCGCGCCTATCTCGACCAGGCGCGCAATGCGTTCTTCCTGATCGACGACGCCGAGCGAGCCATTCAGGGGCAGGAAGGGGCGCATCTGAAGGGGCGCATTCGCCTGAGCGTGCCGACGACCTATGGCCATTACCGGCTTCCCGCGGCGCTCGAGGGGTTCGCGAGAGCCTATCCGGAGGTCCAGATCGAGTTGAGCATCGCCAACCGCAACGTCGATCTCGTGGCCGAAGGCTATGATCTGGCGATCCGCCTAGGGCCGCTGCAGGATAGCGGGCTCGTCGGACGGAAGCTGGAAGATGCGCCGCTGCGTCTGGTGGCGTCGTCTGACTATCTGGACCGGGCCGGAACGCCGAAGACGATCGAGGATCTGGCCGACCATCGATGCCTGCCCTTCGTCATGCCGAGCACCGGTCGTTGTGCGCCCTGGCTGTTTCGCGCAGGCGAACGCGACATCGATTGGACGCCGTCGGGCCGTGTCCATGTCTATGACGATGTGCTGGGCGTCGTATCGCTGGCCGAAGCCGGCCTGGGCATCTGCCAGTCCTACGATTTCATCGTGCGTGATCGCATTGCCCAAGGGCGGCTCGTCGAGATTCTGGAGTATGCAAGCGGGCGCACCCGGCCGTTTTCGATCCTCTTCGCGCCGCATCGCCGCCTGTCGGCCGCTACACGGGCCCTGATCGATTTCCTCACGACGGATAGCGCGGTGCGGGCTTGGGAGGGGGCGAGTTAG
- a CDS encoding glycerol dehydrogenase codes for MLKIFGAPSRYVQGPDALSGLGAFAARLGRRAVVVSDPLVGKMIGERVLRLCAEEQVDARISLVEGEVTHQKIAAVVESVRAHAPDLVIAAGGGKSIDIGKAVANALKTRLITVPTVASNDSPTSKNYVIYDDRHQLVAVEHLPFDPDYVVVDTLLLSKAPKHLFLAGIGDAISKKFEAEQAFAAGGANMFGEHSTLAAQLLADGCYRILRADAAAALDCAGSGSPTPAFERAVEATLLLSGLGFESGGLSIAHALTRGWPAVPGVAAAMHGLQVAFGLLIQLTLEKRDDAIVAELAEWYRTVGLPRSLADLGAAEASQASLLEAAERTLTAPHVRNFKRALSAAELAACLDTFRHATPI; via the coding sequence GTGCTCAAGATTTTTGGTGCGCCAAGCCGTTACGTTCAGGGGCCGGACGCGCTCAGCGGTCTCGGAGCTTTCGCGGCGAGGCTCGGGCGGCGTGCAGTGGTCGTCTCGGATCCGCTAGTCGGCAAGATGATCGGCGAGAGAGTTCTGCGATTATGCGCCGAGGAGCAGGTCGACGCCCGGATCTCCCTGGTCGAAGGCGAGGTCACGCATCAGAAGATTGCCGCCGTCGTCGAAAGCGTGCGCGCTCATGCGCCCGATCTCGTCATTGCCGCGGGCGGCGGCAAAAGCATCGACATCGGCAAGGCCGTGGCCAACGCCCTCAAGACGCGTCTCATCACGGTGCCCACCGTCGCCTCCAACGACTCACCCACGAGCAAGAACTACGTGATCTACGATGACCGGCATCAGCTCGTCGCGGTGGAGCACCTGCCCTTCGATCCGGACTATGTCGTGGTCGACACATTGCTGCTGTCCAAAGCACCGAAGCATCTGTTTCTTGCCGGGATCGGGGATGCGATCTCAAAGAAGTTTGAGGCGGAACAGGCGTTCGCGGCAGGCGGCGCGAATATGTTCGGGGAACATTCGACTCTCGCAGCACAGCTGCTCGCTGACGGCTGCTACCGCATACTCCGGGCCGACGCCGCGGCCGCGCTGGATTGTGCAGGCTCGGGAAGCCCGACGCCTGCATTCGAGCGAGCCGTGGAAGCCACCCTGCTGCTCAGCGGCCTGGGCTTCGAAAGCGGCGGCCTGTCGATCGCTCACGCGCTGACGCGGGGTTGGCCGGCCGTTCCGGGTGTCGCGGCGGCGATGCATGGGCTGCAGGTCGCCTTCGGGCTCCTGATCCAGTTGACGCTGGAAAAGCGGGATGACGCGATCGTCGCCGAGCTGGCCGAGTGGTACCGGACGGTCGGCCTGCCGCGCAGCCTGGCTGATCTCGGAGCGGCCGAAGCTTCGCAGGCCTCGCTCCTGGAAGCCGCAGAGCGGACCCTGACGGCGCCCCATGTCAGGAATTTCAAGCGGGCCTTGTCCGCGGCAGAGCTGGCGGCCTGCCTGGACACGTTCCGGCATGCGACTCCGATCTGA
- the gabD gene encoding NADP-dependent succinate-semialdehyde dehydrogenase yields MADETFLATLKDRSLFREANYIDGAWLEADTGRSISVTNPATGAAIGRVPSLGAKETARAIAAAKRAQPAWRALTAQERAVKLRRLFALMMENQEDLARIMTAEQGKPLAESRNEIAYAASFIEWFAEEGKRIYGDTIPQHLPGRRIIVQKEPIGVFAAITPWNFPAAMITRKAGPGWAAGCAGVLRPASQTPFSAIAIAVLAERAGFPAGVCNVITGPGSEIGGEMTSNRDVRKFSFTGSTEVGAALLAQCAPTIKKTSLELGGNAPFIVFDDADLDAAVEGALISKYRNAGQTCVCANRLLVQDGIYDAFAARLKKAVEAMKVGDGFGDGVAVGPLIDEAAVRKAEDHVADALGRGASVITGGKRHALGGSFFTPTILVDVPREARIFREETFGPVAPLFRFKTEAEAIEMANDTEFGLASYFYSRDIGRILRVAEALEYGMVGINEGLISTAVAPFGGVKSSGLGREGSKYGIEDYLEIKYLCLGGIDA; encoded by the coding sequence ATGGCCGACGAAACATTTCTGGCGACGCTCAAGGATCGCTCTCTGTTCCGCGAGGCGAACTATATCGACGGCGCGTGGCTGGAGGCCGATACGGGGCGGAGCATCTCGGTCACCAATCCGGCCACTGGAGCTGCAATAGGCCGGGTGCCCTCGCTCGGCGCGAAGGAGACGGCCCGCGCGATCGCGGCGGCCAAGCGCGCCCAGCCGGCCTGGCGCGCGCTGACGGCGCAGGAGCGCGCAGTGAAACTGCGGCGCCTCTTCGCGCTGATGATGGAGAATCAGGAAGACCTCGCCCGGATCATGACGGCGGAGCAAGGGAAGCCCCTGGCCGAGAGCCGCAATGAAATCGCTTATGCCGCCAGCTTCATCGAATGGTTCGCGGAAGAGGGAAAGCGCATCTACGGGGATACCATTCCCCAGCATCTCCCCGGCCGCCGCATCATCGTGCAGAAGGAGCCGATCGGCGTCTTCGCGGCGATCACACCCTGGAACTTTCCGGCTGCGATGATCACGCGCAAGGCCGGCCCCGGCTGGGCTGCGGGCTGCGCAGGCGTGCTGCGCCCGGCGAGCCAGACGCCGTTCTCGGCGATTGCGATCGCTGTCCTGGCGGAGCGAGCGGGCTTTCCGGCGGGCGTTTGTAACGTCATCACAGGGCCGGGCAGCGAAATCGGCGGCGAGATGACCTCGAATCGCGATGTGCGCAAGTTTTCCTTCACGGGGAGCACCGAGGTTGGAGCGGCCCTGCTGGCGCAGTGCGCCCCGACGATCAAGAAGACCAGCTTGGAACTGGGCGGCAATGCGCCCTTCATCGTCTTCGACGACGCCGACCTCGACGCGGCGGTCGAAGGCGCGTTGATTTCGAAATACCGCAATGCCGGCCAGACTTGCGTCTGTGCCAACCGGTTGCTGGTACAGGACGGAATCTATGACGCCTTTGCCGCCAGGCTGAAAAAGGCGGTCGAGGCGATGAAGGTCGGCGATGGCTTCGGTGACGGCGTGGCCGTCGGCCCGCTGATCGACGAGGCCGCCGTCCGTAAAGCTGAAGATCACGTCGCCGATGCGCTCGGCCGCGGCGCGTCAGTCATCACGGGCGGGAAGCGCCATGCGCTTGGCGGCAGCTTCTTCACGCCGACGATCCTGGTCGACGTCCCGCGGGAAGCCAGGATATTCCGCGAGGAGACTTTCGGACCGGTGGCGCCGCTGTTCCGCTTCAAGACGGAGGCGGAGGCGATCGAGATGGCCAACGATACCGAGTTCGGCCTGGCGTCCTATTTCTATAGTCGCGATATCGGCCGGATCCTGCGCGTGGCGGAAGCCCTCGAATACGGAATGGTCGGTATCAACGAGGGGCTGATCTCGACAGCCGTCGCGCCATTCGGCGGGGTCAAGTCTTCCGGACTCGGCCGCGAAGGATCAAAATACGGAATCGAGGACTATCTCGAAATCAAGTATCTCTGCCTGGGCGGCATCGATGCCTAG
- a CDS encoding ABC transporter substrate-binding protein — MIFADSQSKPDVGAAETERLIQREKVAMIVGAYNSAVTFPASEVAERYKTPWLVTGAVKDEITERGFKYVFRPNNKAQYDAREQIDAIDLLKQETGKGPARIGLFYEGTDWGRSHVAAIQKLVTARGMQVVLNESYPPNQVDFSAQLLKIRAAKPDAMLVVAYTPDHILFSRQFFENKIDVPYGIHSVGGGSEDPGFYKGVPAKAVEYLFVQEDWQVDRIKADPTPELQDANARFKKEFGYEINSYGAQGLSNLYVIKDVLERSASADKEKIRSALAATDITSGPALSIGYQRISFDEQGQNTHAHGVISQNIRGERRTVWPMENRLKDTKPVWPLPAWAQR, encoded by the coding sequence TTGATATTCGCCGACTCGCAGTCGAAGCCCGATGTCGGCGCCGCGGAAACCGAGCGTCTGATTCAGCGTGAAAAGGTTGCCATGATCGTCGGCGCCTACAACAGCGCCGTCACCTTCCCCGCCTCCGAGGTCGCCGAGCGCTACAAGACGCCCTGGCTCGTCACCGGCGCTGTGAAGGACGAGATTACCGAACGCGGCTTCAAATACGTATTCCGGCCGAATAACAAGGCTCAGTACGATGCGCGCGAGCAGATCGACGCCATCGATCTGCTGAAGCAGGAAACCGGCAAGGGCCCGGCCCGTATCGGGCTCTTCTACGAGGGCACCGACTGGGGTCGCTCGCATGTCGCGGCCATCCAGAAGCTCGTGACCGCGCGCGGCATGCAAGTCGTGCTGAACGAATCATATCCGCCCAACCAGGTCGATTTCTCGGCGCAGCTGCTCAAGATCCGCGCAGCGAAGCCCGATGCGATGCTGGTCGTCGCCTATACGCCGGATCACATCCTGTTCTCTCGCCAGTTCTTCGAGAACAAGATCGATGTGCCCTACGGTATTCATTCGGTCGGGGGCGGCTCGGAGGATCCCGGCTTCTACAAGGGGGTCCCGGCCAAGGCCGTCGAGTATCTGTTCGTGCAGGAGGACTGGCAGGTCGACCGGATCAAGGCAGATCCGACCCCGGAGCTCCAGGATGCCAACGCTCGCTTCAAAAAGGAATTTGGTTACGAGATCAATTCCTACGGCGCCCAGGGACTTTCGAACCTCTACGTCATCAAGGATGTGCTTGAGCGATCGGCGTCTGCGGACAAGGAGAAGATCCGGTCCGCTCTCGCCGCCACCGACATCACGTCGGGCCCGGCCTTGTCGATCGGCTATCAACGCATCTCGTTCGACGAGCAGGGCCAGAATACGCACGCCCATGGCGTCATTTCGCAGAATATCCGCGGCGAAAGGCGAACTGTCTGGCCGATGGAAAACCGTCTGAAAGACACCAAGCCGGTCTGGCCGCTGCCGGCCTGGGCGCAAAGATAG